In Rattus rattus isolate New Zealand chromosome 9, Rrattus_CSIRO_v1, whole genome shotgun sequence, a genomic segment contains:
- the Kat2a gene encoding histone acetyltransferase KAT2A isoform X2, whose translation MAEPSQAPNPAPAAQPRPLQSPAPAPTSTPAPSPASAPTPAPTPAPAPAPAAAPAGSTGTGGAGVGSGGDPARPGLSQQQRASQRKAQVRGLPRAKKLEKLGVFSACKANETCKCNGWKNPKPPTAPRMDLQQPAANLSELCRSCEHPLADHVSHLENVSEDEINRLLGMVVDVENLFMSVHKEEDTDTKQVYFYLFKLLRKCILQMTRPVVEGSLGSPPFEKPNIEQGVLNFVQYKFSHLAPRERQTMFELSKMFLLCLNYWKLETPAQFRQRSQSEDVATYKVNYTRWLCYCHVPQSCDSLPRYETTHVFGRSLLRSIFTVTRRQLLEKFRVEKDKLVPEKRTLILTHFPKFLSMLEEEIYGANSPIWESGFTMPPSEGTQLVPRPATVSATVVPSTPIFSPSMGGGSNSSLSLDSTGAEPMPGEKRKLPENLTLEDAKRLRVMGDIPMELVNEVMLTITDPAAMLGPETSLLSANAARDETARLEERRGIIEFHVIGNSLTPKANRRVLLWLVGLQNVFSHQLPRMPKEYIARLVFDPKHKTLALIKDGRVIGGICFRMFPTQGFTEIVFCAVTSNEQVKGYGTHLMNHLKEYHIKHSILYFLTYADEYAIGYFKKQGFSKDIKVPKSRYLGYIKDYEGATLMECELNPRIPYTELSHIIKKQKEIIKKLIERKQAQIRKVYPGLSCFKEGVRQIPVESVPGIRETGWKPLGKEKGKELKDPDQLYTTLKNLLAQIKSHPSAWPFMEPVKKSEAPDYYEVIRFPIDLKTMTERLRSRYYVTRKLFVADLQRVIANCREYNPPDSEYCRCASALEKFFYFKLKEGGLIDK comes from the exons ATGGCGGAACCTTCCCAGGCCCCAAACCCGGCCCCGGCAGCGCAGCCCCGGCCCCTTCAGTCCCCGGCCCCTGCCCCAACTTCGACTCCTGCGCCCAGTCCGGCTTCAGCCCCCACTCCGGCTCCTACTCCGGCACCAGCTCCTGCCCCAGCTGCAGCCCCAGCCGGGAGCACAGGGACTGGGGGGGCCGGGGTAGGAAGTGGAGGGGATCCGGCTCGACCTGGCCTGAGCCAGCAGCAGCGCGCTAGCCAGAGAAAGGCGCAAGTCCGGGGGCTGCCGCGTGCCAAGAAGCTTGAGAAACTAGGGGTCTTCTCAGCTTGCAAG GCCAATGAAACCTGCAAGTGTAATGGCTGGAAAAACCCCAAGCCCCCCACTGCACCTCGCATGGACCTACAGCAGCCAGCTGCTAACCTGAGCGAGTTGTGCCGCAGCTGTGAGCACCCCTTGG CGGACCATGTGTCCCACCTGGAGAATGTGTCAGAGGATGAGATTAACCGGCTCTTGGGAATGGTAGTGGATGTAGAAAATCTGTTCATGTCTGTTCACAAGGAAGAGGACACGGACACCAAGCAGGTCTATTTCTACCTCTTCAAG CTCCTGCGGAAATGCATCCTGCAAATGACACGACCAGTGGTGGAGGGATCCCTAGGCAGCCCGCCATTTGAGAAGCCTAACATTGAGCAG GGCGTTCTGAACTTTGTGCAGTACAAATTTAGCCACCTGGCCCCCCGGGAGCGGCAGACAATGTTCGAGCTCTCGAAGATGTTCCTGCTCTGCCTTAACTACTGGAAGCTGGAGACCCCTGCTCAATTCCGGCAGCGATCCCAGTCTGAGGATgttgctacctataaggtcaaTTATACCAG GTGGCTCTGTTACTGCCACGTGCCTCAGAGCTGCGACAGCCTCCCCCGATATGAGACCACCCATGTGTTTGGCCGAAGCCTTCTGCGGTCCATTTTTACTGTCACCCGCCGGCAGCTACTGGAAAAATTTCGGGTGGAGAAGGACAAACTGGTGCCCGAGAAGAGGACCCTCATTCTCACTCACTTCCCCAA GTTCCTGTCCATGCTTGAGGAAGAGATCTACGGGGCGAATTCCCCCATCTGGGAGTCAGGCTTCACCATGCCACCTTCGGAGGGGACACAGCTGGTGCCCCGGCCAG CGACTGTGAGTGCAACAGTTGTACCCAGCACTCCCATCTTCAGTCCTTCCATGGGCGGAGGCAGCAACAGCTCTCTGAGCCTAGATTCCACAGGGGCAGAGCCCATGCCAG gagagaagaggaagcttcCTGAGAACCTGACTCTGGAGGATGCTAAGCGGCTCCGAGTGATGGGTGACATTCCCATGGAGCTGGTCAATGAGGTCATGCTGACCATCACTGACCCTGCTGCCATGCTGGGGCCCGAG ACGAGCCTGCTTTCAGCCAACGCAGCTCGAGATGAAACAGCTCGCCTGGAAGAGCGTCGAGGGATCATCGAATTCCACGTCATTGGCAACTCTCTGACGCCCAAGGCCAACCGGCGTGTGCTGCTGTGGCTTGTGGGGCTGCAGAACGTCTTCTCCCACCAGCTGCCACGAATGCCCAAGGAATATATTGCCCGCCTCGTCTTTGACCC GAAGCATAAGACCCTGGCCTTGATCAAGGATGGGCGGGTCATCGGTGGGATTTGCTTCCGCATGTTTCCCACCCAGGGCTTCACGGAAATCGTCTTCTGTGCTGTCACCTCAAATGAGCAGGTCAAG GGCTATGGCACCCACCTGATGAATCACCTGAAGGAGTACCACATCAAACACAGCATCCTGTACTTCCTCACCTACGCCGACGAGTACGCCATCGGCTACTTCAAGAAGCAG GGCTTCTCCAAGGACATCAAGGTGCCCAAGAGCCGATATCTGGGCTACATCAAGGACTATGAGGGAGCGACACTGATGGAGTGTGAGCTGAACCCCCGCATCCCCTACACAGAGCTGTCCCACATCATCAAGAAACAGAAGGAG ATCATCAAGAAGTTGATTGAGCGCAAACAGGCACAGATCCGAAAGGTTTACCCTGGACTCAGCTGcttcaaagaaggagtgaggcagaTCCCTGTGGAGAGCGTCCCTGGCATTC GAGAGACAGGCTGGAAGCcactgggaaaggagaaggg CAAGGAGCTGAAGGACCCTGACCAGCTGTATACGACCCTCAAAAACCTGCTGGCTCAGATCAAG TCACACCCCAGTGCCTGGCCCTTCATGGAACCTGTGAAGAAGTCGGAGGCCCCTGACTACTACGAGGTTATCCGCTTCCCCATTG ACCTGAAGACCATGACAGAACGGTTGCGCAGCCGCTACTATGTGACCCGGAAGCTCTTTGTAGCCGACCTGCAGCGGGTCATCGCCAACTGCCGGGAGTACAATCCCCCAGACAGCGAATATTGTCGCTGCGCCAGTGCCCTGGAGAAGTTCTTCTACTTCAAGCTCAAAGAAGGAGGGCTCATTGACAAGTAG
- the Kat2a gene encoding histone acetyltransferase KAT2A isoform X1, with protein MAEPSQAPNPAPAAQPRPLQSPAPAPTSTPAPSPASAPTPAPTPAPAPAPAAAPAGSTGTGGAGVGSGGDPARPGLSQQQRASQRKAQVRGLPRAKKLEKLGVFSACKANETCKCNGWKNPKPPTAPRMDLQQPAANLSELCRSCEHPLADHVSHLENVSEDEINRLLGMVVDVENLFMSVHKEEDTDTKQVYFYLFKLLRKCILQMTRPVVEGSLGSPPFEKPNIEQGVLNFVQYKFSHLAPRERQTMFELSKMFLLCLNYWKLETPAQFRQRSQSEDVATYKVNYTRWLCYCHVPQSCDSLPRYETTHVFGRSLLRSIFTVTRRQLLEKFRVEKDKLVPEKRTLILTHFPKFLSMLEEEIYGANSPIWESGFTMPPSEGTQLVPRPATVSATVVPSTPIFSPSMGGGSNSSLSLDSTGAEPMPAGEKRKLPENLTLEDAKRLRVMGDIPMELVNEVMLTITDPAAMLGPETSLLSANAARDETARLEERRGIIEFHVIGNSLTPKANRRVLLWLVGLQNVFSHQLPRMPKEYIARLVFDPKHKTLALIKDGRVIGGICFRMFPTQGFTEIVFCAVTSNEQVKGYGTHLMNHLKEYHIKHSILYFLTYADEYAIGYFKKQGFSKDIKVPKSRYLGYIKDYEGATLMECELNPRIPYTELSHIIKKQKEIIKKLIERKQAQIRKVYPGLSCFKEGVRQIPVESVPGIRETGWKPLGKEKGKELKDPDQLYTTLKNLLAQIKSHPSAWPFMEPVKKSEAPDYYEVIRFPIDLKTMTERLRSRYYVTRKLFVADLQRVIANCREYNPPDSEYCRCASALEKFFYFKLKEGGLIDK; from the exons ATGGCGGAACCTTCCCAGGCCCCAAACCCGGCCCCGGCAGCGCAGCCCCGGCCCCTTCAGTCCCCGGCCCCTGCCCCAACTTCGACTCCTGCGCCCAGTCCGGCTTCAGCCCCCACTCCGGCTCCTACTCCGGCACCAGCTCCTGCCCCAGCTGCAGCCCCAGCCGGGAGCACAGGGACTGGGGGGGCCGGGGTAGGAAGTGGAGGGGATCCGGCTCGACCTGGCCTGAGCCAGCAGCAGCGCGCTAGCCAGAGAAAGGCGCAAGTCCGGGGGCTGCCGCGTGCCAAGAAGCTTGAGAAACTAGGGGTCTTCTCAGCTTGCAAG GCCAATGAAACCTGCAAGTGTAATGGCTGGAAAAACCCCAAGCCCCCCACTGCACCTCGCATGGACCTACAGCAGCCAGCTGCTAACCTGAGCGAGTTGTGCCGCAGCTGTGAGCACCCCTTGG CGGACCATGTGTCCCACCTGGAGAATGTGTCAGAGGATGAGATTAACCGGCTCTTGGGAATGGTAGTGGATGTAGAAAATCTGTTCATGTCTGTTCACAAGGAAGAGGACACGGACACCAAGCAGGTCTATTTCTACCTCTTCAAG CTCCTGCGGAAATGCATCCTGCAAATGACACGACCAGTGGTGGAGGGATCCCTAGGCAGCCCGCCATTTGAGAAGCCTAACATTGAGCAG GGCGTTCTGAACTTTGTGCAGTACAAATTTAGCCACCTGGCCCCCCGGGAGCGGCAGACAATGTTCGAGCTCTCGAAGATGTTCCTGCTCTGCCTTAACTACTGGAAGCTGGAGACCCCTGCTCAATTCCGGCAGCGATCCCAGTCTGAGGATgttgctacctataaggtcaaTTATACCAG GTGGCTCTGTTACTGCCACGTGCCTCAGAGCTGCGACAGCCTCCCCCGATATGAGACCACCCATGTGTTTGGCCGAAGCCTTCTGCGGTCCATTTTTACTGTCACCCGCCGGCAGCTACTGGAAAAATTTCGGGTGGAGAAGGACAAACTGGTGCCCGAGAAGAGGACCCTCATTCTCACTCACTTCCCCAA GTTCCTGTCCATGCTTGAGGAAGAGATCTACGGGGCGAATTCCCCCATCTGGGAGTCAGGCTTCACCATGCCACCTTCGGAGGGGACACAGCTGGTGCCCCGGCCAG CGACTGTGAGTGCAACAGTTGTACCCAGCACTCCCATCTTCAGTCCTTCCATGGGCGGAGGCAGCAACAGCTCTCTGAGCCTAGATTCCACAGGGGCAGAGCCCATGCCAG caggagagaagaggaagcttcCTGAGAACCTGACTCTGGAGGATGCTAAGCGGCTCCGAGTGATGGGTGACATTCCCATGGAGCTGGTCAATGAGGTCATGCTGACCATCACTGACCCTGCTGCCATGCTGGGGCCCGAG ACGAGCCTGCTTTCAGCCAACGCAGCTCGAGATGAAACAGCTCGCCTGGAAGAGCGTCGAGGGATCATCGAATTCCACGTCATTGGCAACTCTCTGACGCCCAAGGCCAACCGGCGTGTGCTGCTGTGGCTTGTGGGGCTGCAGAACGTCTTCTCCCACCAGCTGCCACGAATGCCCAAGGAATATATTGCCCGCCTCGTCTTTGACCC GAAGCATAAGACCCTGGCCTTGATCAAGGATGGGCGGGTCATCGGTGGGATTTGCTTCCGCATGTTTCCCACCCAGGGCTTCACGGAAATCGTCTTCTGTGCTGTCACCTCAAATGAGCAGGTCAAG GGCTATGGCACCCACCTGATGAATCACCTGAAGGAGTACCACATCAAACACAGCATCCTGTACTTCCTCACCTACGCCGACGAGTACGCCATCGGCTACTTCAAGAAGCAG GGCTTCTCCAAGGACATCAAGGTGCCCAAGAGCCGATATCTGGGCTACATCAAGGACTATGAGGGAGCGACACTGATGGAGTGTGAGCTGAACCCCCGCATCCCCTACACAGAGCTGTCCCACATCATCAAGAAACAGAAGGAG ATCATCAAGAAGTTGATTGAGCGCAAACAGGCACAGATCCGAAAGGTTTACCCTGGACTCAGCTGcttcaaagaaggagtgaggcagaTCCCTGTGGAGAGCGTCCCTGGCATTC GAGAGACAGGCTGGAAGCcactgggaaaggagaaggg CAAGGAGCTGAAGGACCCTGACCAGCTGTATACGACCCTCAAAAACCTGCTGGCTCAGATCAAG TCACACCCCAGTGCCTGGCCCTTCATGGAACCTGTGAAGAAGTCGGAGGCCCCTGACTACTACGAGGTTATCCGCTTCCCCATTG ACCTGAAGACCATGACAGAACGGTTGCGCAGCCGCTACTATGTGACCCGGAAGCTCTTTGTAGCCGACCTGCAGCGGGTCATCGCCAACTGCCGGGAGTACAATCCCCCAGACAGCGAATATTGTCGCTGCGCCAGTGCCCTGGAGAAGTTCTTCTACTTCAAGCTCAAAGAAGGAGGGCTCATTGACAAGTAG
- the Hspb9 gene encoding heat shock protein beta-9, which yields MGKVGGPFLFAPAPRMWGGGGGSPRALRQQLHSRMQRVGSSFSTGQREPGENRVASRCPSVALSERNQAATLPVRLLKDDLAAAHANGCEEPSFQMKLDAQGFAPEDLVVRIDGQNLMVTGKRQQESNDPSRGRYRLEQSVHRQMQLPMTLDPAAMTCSLTPSGHLWFKGQNKCLPLPEAQTGPQTCQSLRFKRGSSKCPNPP from the coding sequence ATGGGAAAAGTGGGCGGGCCCTTCCTCTTCGCACCCGCCCCGaggatgtggggtgggggtgggggaagccctCGCGCCCTCAGGCAGCAGTTGCACTCTCGGATGCAGCGGGTAGGGAGCAGTTTCTCCACCGGGCAGCGCGAACCCGGGGAAAACCGGGTAGCTTCCCGATGTCCCAGCGTGGCCCTTTCTGAACGAAATCAAGCGGCCACGCTACCAGTGAGGCTGCTCAAGGATGATCTGGCTGCGGCACACGCCAATGGCTGTGAGGAACCAAGTTTCCAGATGAAGCTGGATGCCCAAGGTTTCGCTCCGGAGGACTTGGTGGTGCGGATAGATGGCCAGAACCTGATGGTGACCGGCAAGCGGCAACAGGAGTCGAATGACCCGTCTAGAGGCCGCTACCGCCTGGAGCAGAGTGTGCACCGACAAATGCAACTCCCGATGACCTTAGATCCTGCAGCCATGACATGCAGCCTGACCCCCTCTGGCCATCTGTGGTTCAAGGGACAAAATAAGTGCCTACCTCTCCCTGAAGCCCAAACAGGCCCCCAAACATGCCAGTCCTTGAGATTCAAGAGGGGAAGTTCTAAGTGCCCCAACCCACCTTAA